One part of the Andrena cerasifolii isolate SP2316 chromosome 4, iyAndCera1_principal, whole genome shotgun sequence genome encodes these proteins:
- the Mrf1 gene encoding mitochondrial translation release factor 1 has translation MLFLLRGRKLNACRCYGIVINKVKSFKHSPPQLLNPNARFPLLCYEPCSSKATLSAADPNIKRYLNYLVDAYRDQYQKSESVTEILNIRPVSMLLNEKHKITENIKSLSDLVGDSGEMDKLIKEEALMYELKLAQIDEKLLDAIIQNLGTENYENVILEIVPGVGGQEAMLFAKDLFEMYVGYVSYLGLHYEVLELDDTDQGGIRNAVMAIQSPKAYEKLRYEGGVHRVQRIPATEKSGRLHTSTASVAVLPEPKNLEVTLLDKDLRIETKRASGAGGQHVNTTDSAIRVTHVPTGTVVTCQMGRSQIKNKEWALMRLKSILYEQQLDKQVSFTVSLRRKQMGMRSRNEKIRTYNYNQDRITDHRIPNGTMHYLKEFLKGGQALEELEDKLHKDMQQKILLEIVQTTESELK, from the exons ATGTTGTTCCTCCTACGAGGACGCAAGCTGAATGCGTGTAGATGTTACGGAATTgttataaataaagttaaatcaTTTAAACATTCTCCACCACAGTTACTTAACCCCAATGCAAGGTTTCCGCTCCTATGCTACGAACCATGCAGCTCAAAAGCAACTCTATCCGCGGCAGACCCAAACATTAAACGATACTTGAATTATCTCGTGGATGCGTATCGCGATCAGTATCAAAAGAGCGAAAGCGTCACTGAGATTCTCAACATACGGCCTGTGTCGATGTTGTTAAACGAGAAGCACAAGATAACCGAGAACATTAAGAGCTTGAGCGACCTTG TCGGCGACAGTGGAGAAATGGACAAGCTCATAAAGGAAGAGGCATTAATGTACGAGCTAAAGTTAGCGCAGATCGATGAGAAACTGTTAGACGCGATTATACAAAATTTAGGCACAGAGAATtatgaaaatgttattttggAGATAGTCCCCGGCGTGGGTGGCCAAGAGGCCATGTTGTTTGCTAAGGATTTATTCGAGATGTACGTGGGATACGTGAGTTACTTAGGATTACACTACGAGGTGCTAGAGCTGGATGACACTGATCAGGGTGGTATAAGGAACGCCGTTATGGCGATACAGAGTCCCAAGGCCTATGAGAAATTGAGGTACGAGGGTGGTGTGCACAGGGTGCAGAGGATACCGGCAACAGAGAAATCCGGTCGATTGCATACGAGTACGGCTTCTGTGGCAGTTTTGCCGGAGCCAAAGAATCTAGAAGTTACTTTGTTGGACAAGGATTTGAGAATAGAAACGAAGAGAGCGTCCGGCGCTGGAGGACAGCATGTAAATACTACGGACTCCGCGATTAGAGTGACTCACGTACCAACCGGCACTGTCGTAACTTGTCAGATGGGCAGATCgcaaataaagaataaagagtGGGCACTGATGAGATTGAAAAGCATATTGTACGAGCAGCAGTTAGATAAGCAGGTCTCGTTCACTGTGAGCTTGCGCCGGAAGCAGATGGGTATGAGATCCAGGAACGAGAAGATTAGAACGTATAATTACAATCAGGATCGTATAACGGATCACAGAATACCAAATGGCACGATGCATTATTTAAAAGAGTTCCTGAAAGGGGGACAGGCACTGGAAGAGCTGGAGGACAAGCTTCACAAGGATATGCAGCAGAAGATCTTACTGGAGATCGTACAGACGACGGAGAGTGAATTGAAATAG
- the LOC143368219 gene encoding scm-like with four MBT domains protein 2 has protein sequence MEPCEGRPLEKVQEGEYGFFWQDYLDATNSVEVPQIMFPHVELTLQSGIEIGMSLEVPIPKNADKEDTKYWVASIVMACGPLLRLRYFGGDDRSLEFWFNLTKEAAHELGWCETYNKTLEPPDVVLQRSPDCLEKLREFLTKARTIPPEMLSGDGLSMTERIKQGMKVEVSDILHPYKLWVATIIENVGGRLLLRYDTPGSSRKDFWIFCTSEHLHPYGFTSKSDSTWFLEPPSSIVDMHTYEEWKDLLESIPKDYDVPQELFNNNIGHLKHDFKVGMKLEALCPIDQTKIYPATVIKVFDDIYFLVRIDTYDETSKGMDIETCLYNSTEKNTWLCTTEHPYIFPSGWAKAHNIEIMQPKGWSSKEDDFDWDEYLKDTQATAAEESLFPERKSAADAGFECGMRLEAADPESENIICAAHITKIVDNLLWLKLDNYAATRPEYIVDMHSLQIFPVGWCESNHYPLKPPKDYVEVCKQLQVPAKDEKKSNVLDIPISEPRSSLWCPKIYFNYRCFTGPMISKGKLATLPKAVGPGPVILVMREVLSMIVSVGYRSARILKVLQCDSKPDPGYHLEVLKAKHKNNTYRASVAVVTSGDMVADFCRNICKKLMVCPNLFGPLYVPENECPDKCHKTSKAKFTSVGTGRRGKPKGYTSIMVQKPKPWGGRRKRRRGRWANREKETHDDFDHEDEMPFMSLDLAKHVSGLEEIDEGKQPLSEIDIMIQKGLEKDKSDEFKADLPSSNASEDSGSSFNDRKTKDGGSPSSSSNKQHSKFSQNSAVTRASKRERDWDTSIESDCSDGDAEYVRLQKKQRRPKTRKLDSNPLFWTVDDVFRYLRKTSDCKDIAYRVRQEEIDGLAFLLLNLPSLTQHMKLRTSLAMKLCRHVEQVKVTFFLRHINEIEPDKYEIV, from the exons ATGGAACCTTGCGAGGGCCGACCGCTGGAGAAAGTGCAAGAAGGAG aatATGGATTCTTTTGGCAAGATTACCTTGATGCCACGAATAGTGTTGAGGTGCCGCAAATTATGTTCCCACACGTGGAGCTGACACTTCAGAGTGGCATCGAAATCGGAATGTCCCTTGAAGTGCCAATACCGAAGAATGCGGATAAAGAGGACACCAAGTATTGGGTGGCTTCTATTGTCATGGCATGCGGCCCTCTTTTGCGATTGCGTTACTTTGGCGGGGACGATAGGTCCCTGGAGTTCTGGTTCAATCTTACCAAAGAGGCTGCCCACGAACTTGGCTGGTGTGAGACTTATAATAAGACGTTGGAGCCACCCGATGTTGTACTTCAAAGATCACCAGATTGTCTGGAAAAGTTGCGTGAATTTTTAACGAAAGCCAGGACTATCCCACCGGAAATGTTGTCAGGG GATGGCCTCAGCATGACAGAGAGAATCAAGCAAGGCATGAAAGTTGAAGTTAGCGATATACTACACCCTTACAAATTATGGGTGGCCACG ATCATAGAGAATGTTGGTGGGCGTCTTCTGCTGAGGTACGACACCCCAGGCTCATCGCGCAAAGATTTCTGGATATTCTGCACGTCGGAACATCTTCACCCGTACGGATTCACATCTAAATCTGATTCTACATGGTTCCTGGAACCGCCGAGTTCTATTGTAGATATGCACACGTACGAAGAGTGGAAAGACTTGTTGGAATCTATACCAAAGGACTACGATGTGCCGCAGGAGCTGTTCAATAACAACATAGGCCACCTAAAGCATGATTTCAAAGTTGGCATGAAATTGGAAGCTTTATGTCCAATCGATCAAACTAAAATATACCCAGCTACTGTCATAAAAGTATTCGACGATATTTACTTCCTTGTACGCATCGACACGTACGATGAAACGTCGAAAGGAATGGATATCGAAACGTGTTTGTATAATAGTACGGAGAAGAATACTTGGCTTTGCACAACGGAGCATCCATACATCTTCCCCAGTGGGTGGGCAAAGGCACACAATATTGA AATTATGCAACCGAAAGGCTGGAGTTCGAAAGAGGACGACTTCGATTGGGACGAATATTTAAAAGACACTCAAGCTACTGCCGCGGAAGAGAGTCTATTTCCTGAAAGGAAAAGTGCTGCAGACGCAGGCTTCGAATGCGGTATGCGACTAGAAGCAGCCGATCCAGAATCGGAAAACATTATATGCGCTGCGCACATTACGAAAATCGTTGACAATCTCTTATGGTTAAAGTTAGATAATTATGCAGCGACAAGGCCAGAATACATAGTCGACATGCATTCCCTTCAAATATTCCCTGTCGGATGGTGCGAGTCTAATCATTACCCGCTGAAACCACCGAAAGACTATGTAGAAGTTTGTAAACAGCTGCAAGTGCCTGCGAAGGACGAGAAGAAGAGCAACGTCCTGGACATACCGATATCCGAGCCGCGTTCCTCGTTATGGTGCCCGAAGATATACTTCAATTATCGTTGCTTCACAGGCCCAATGATTTCGAAAGGAAAATTAGCAACGCTGCCGAAAGCAGTGGGTCCGGGTCCCGTGATATTGGTAATGAGAGAAGTTCTGTCGATGATCGTGTCCGTCGGCTACAGAAGTGCCCGTATATTGAAAGTGCTTCAATGCGACTCGAAACCGGATCCCGGATATCATTTAGAAGTTTTAAAAGCGAAACACAAGAATAACACGTATCGCGCGAGCGTCGCTGTAGTCACGTCTGGAGATATGGTGGCTGACTTTTGCAGAAACATTTGCAAAAAGCTGATGGTGTGCCCGAACTTGTTCGGCCCTTTGTACGTTCCCGAGAATGAATGCCCGGATAAATGTCACAAAACGTCTAAAGCAAAATTCA CATCGGTAGGTACTGGACGAAGGGGGAAACCAAAGGGTTACACGAGTATTATGGTACAGAAACCAAAGCCATGGGGTGGTAGACGCAAACGGAGACGCGGCAGATGGGCaaacagagagaaagaaacacaCGACGACTTCGATCACGAAGATGAGATGCCGTTCATGTCGTTGGACCTAGCAAAACACGTATCGGGGCTCGAGGAAATAGACGAAGGGAAACAGCCACTCTCTGAGATCGACATCATGATCCAGAAGGGTCTGGAGAAAGATAAATCGGACGAATTTAAGGCCGATCTACCTTCGAGCAACGCTTCAGAGGATTCGGGTAGCTCGTTTAACGATAGGAAAACGAAAGACGGAGGTAGCCCTAGTAGCTCGAGCAACAAGCAGCATTCGAAATTTAGCCAGAACAGTGCTGTCACTAGGGCGAGTAAAAGGGAACGAGACTGGGATACCAGTATCGAATCCGACTGCTCGGACGGGGATGCTGAATATGTAAGATTACAGAAGAAACAGAGACGGCCAAAGACACGAAAGCTTGACTCGAATCCATTGTTCTGGACCGTGGACGACGTCTTTAGATACCTGAGAAAAACGAGCGACTGCAAAGACATCGCGTATCGAGTTAGACAAGAG GAAATTGATGGACTGGCGTTTCTGTTGTTAAATCTACCTTCTCTGACGCAGCATATGAAATTACGAACGAGTTTAGCAATGAAACTCTGTCGCCACGTCGAGCAGGTTAAAGTCACATTCTTTTTAAGACACATCAACGAAATAGAGCCGGACAAGTATGAAATTGTATAA